The genomic stretch ttaaactgtggtttatcacacctgagttacatttctctagccacacccaggcctgattactgccacacctgttcacaatcaagaaatctctaaAATACTACCTGCCtaacaaagtgaagtagaccaaaagatcctcaaaagctagacatcatgacgCGATCCAaggaaattcagaaacaaacgAGAAAGTAATtaagatctatcagtctggaaacggttataaagccatttctaaagctttggcacttcagcgaaccacagtgagagccattattcacaaatggcaaaaacatggaacagtggagaacctgcCCAAGAGTGGCCGACCGACCAGAAtgaccccaagagcacagcaacaactcatccaagaggtcacaaaagaccccacaacaacatccaaagaactgcaggcctcacttggcTTAGTTAAGGTCGGTTCATGACTctaccataagaaagagactgggcaaaaatggtctgtaTGGCAGAGCTCCATGACGGAAACCGctgaaggaaaaacaaaatgaagactttggagtggcctagttcaagtcctgacctgaatcctattgagattcTGTGGCATGATCTTAAAAAGGCGGTACATGCTCGAAAAACCCtgcaatgtggctgaattacaacgattctgcatagatgagtttACCAAAactcctccacagcgctgtaacagatcattgcaagttatcgtaaatgcttgattgcagttgttgctgctaagggtggcccaaccagttattagttttaggggcaaatactttttcacacacagctgtgtgttttggattttgttttccctcaataataaaaaccttcttttaaaaactgtaaacattaaagtgtgacaaatctgcaaaaaaataaatcgggGATCACTGTATATTTCACGTGCGCTTTGTAGATATAACGGACCTTAAGTTTTAAAGAGAATTATTTCCTAAATCTAAGGTGACATTTGTCATGTTTCTATGCAACGGTTTCAGTGTAatcaattaaatgtttatgCAGGCAGGAATAAAGAAATTCAGTTTACCCCCACATTACATCTAATCCTACTGTAATGCATGTATTCATCAGCTTTAGGTGTCAGCATTACCATAgcaacaatgtgtgtgtgtgtgagagagaaagaaagagtcatGCCGGCGTGTAAAACGGAGCAAACCTAACAAGTGGCCGACTCCACATGTGCTTATTAAACTGAAAGATAGAAGAACTCATTTTGGCTCACATCAGTTTTACTTTAGAATTGCAGGTCTCTGccttcttctaaaaaaaaaaaaaggctgattgGGCAGTTGACTTGTACATGTTGACTTCTGGAAGCTCCACCCCcttttttgcatgatttttcAGACTTGCAAAGGTCtgactttctctctctaaaAATAGTTtggagttttaaaaaaaaaaccaactttATAAACACTTCAGTAACATATGGGGTTTGTTGGTTAATTAtcctgttttatttctaaaacacacccaaacacGATTCTGTAACGATTTCCCCACAGTGTACAGAGTCATCAAGAACCAGCCGCCGCCCATCCTCTCCATCGAACTGGACCATAACCCGTTTAAGTGTCAGGTGCCAGGCTGCACCAAGTCCTTCCGCAAGGCGTCTCTGCTGCACTATCACATGAAGTACTACCACTCTGAGAGCGAGCTGTGCTCTTCACAcagcccccacacacacaactccGAATCTCAGGCCCAGGAGAGCCACATGCACAGCTCCGAGACTCCTCGCAGACGCCGCACCGTTTCTGCATCATTAGGTAAGTCCGTGTTGTGGAAATGGTTCCaacaaggctttttttttttattttatttttgttttattttagggacaaataaatgaatatgccAAAATTCTCCagtttatctttaataaattcTCCAACTGGTGTGAGTCTTTATCCCCTACACCCCCATCCCCCAtcctgattatttaaaaaaagaaagcgtGTGGGTGTCTCATTCTGTCGCTTTCTCGTACACAGACACTCCGTCTCCGCTGAGTGACAGTAAATCCAGTCACACCCCGTCACCCCATACTACCAACGGTGTGCATCGTCAGCGCAGCTCCTCCCACTGCGAGAGGAGCAAAGAGAACCAGCACACCAACCGCACGCTCCATGACGACAGAGACTGGGTCACCATGGAAACGGGTATGGGAGTGCATCCCCCCCTTTTTCACATCTACTGCTGCACATGAAATACTCCTGCTATGAATGAAAGCTTGAATATATTTctaatttgtgacatttgttTGGGGCTAGAACGAGAGAAGCGGAGAGACAAGAAGCAGAGGGACTTTTGTATTAAgccaaagaagaaaagaaggaagaaaaagaggtCAAAGTCAGGTAAGACCGTTGGACATGTGGCTTAATCTCTCTCCTCTGTTCAAGTGCTTTTCTTTCATATAGGCCtttcagacagacacacacacacacatgctcatgtTCACTTCAGAGCCATGCTGTCTCTGTAAtgatcttatttatttagttaaataTTTTCAACCTGATGTATAATCTCACATTTTATTAGTTAGTAGCATTACGTACCTTTTAGACTAGTCCTTGCTGTAGAAATCACTATAATGGTCTTTGGCAATTACTGTGTGGAAGATCAGCCACACTGTTAACATACTTAAACAAGACAATGTAGCTGTGTCTAATATAATCTGTTTAGCTTTTGCCACACGTTCGGAAATTCACTATAAGTAGTACACCAATCAGGTGCCTGGAAATATTCACGGTCCCGTATCACATACTACTTTTGACCTGACTTTGATCCAGAACTCAAATCACATTTCACTTGTGTTctgcttttaaatgtttgttactttgttgttttttgtatcACCTGCTTCATGATCATGAGCTGAGAAATTACATCCATTCATCTAGATCCCTTTAAAGCATTCCGTTTGTCTCTGTGTGGGACAGCACTCCCGAGCACTACAGTACAGGAATGCTTCCCGCTGCTAGCTTGGCTAACTTTCCCGGCAGTGCTCCTATAACTCGGCTTTGTAGATAACTTTATAGATGCTGCTCAGAGATGCCGGTGTCGCCTGTGAATTCCTTGTTTCCCGGAAGCTCctttgtctgtgtgtggatGATAAGTGTCTTGTATGTCCTAATACCTCCCTGGCATCTGCTCTCCCTTCCTCCGACAGACTCTCACGGCTGTGATAAGAGCAATGGCTTTAGCTCGTACCCCTGCAATCCAAATCTGTCTCTCAAATTGCCCCCCTCCCACAAACACCGCTCCTACGCTGCACCCTTCTCTGAACCAGAGCTCGATGATGGTGGGTATCAAACACATTGGCCCGTTTTCAAACAGGCTTCCTAGTCTGCTTTTAGTCTGCGCTTTAATGTTTCCCTTTTCTCAGTTCTCTGTCTCGCTCAtatcccttctttctttcccaaTCCGGGTCACATTATATGTGTTTGTGAGGTTTGAGTTGTTTTCCGAGCTTTTTCTTCACCATCGGTTTCCTGTGCTGCAGGCGAAGACAGCGGCAGCGACTGGTCAACAGACAGCCCTCTGTGGAGCGAGGAGGAGTCGGAGACGGGGCTCGATCTGAGCACGTCTTTCTCTGAGCAAGGGGTGGAGACGGTGGGTCATGACTCAGAGATAGTGCGCTGTGTGTGCGAGGTACAGGAGGAGAACGACTTCATGATCCAGGTGGGCTTGCtttgcccaaaaaaaaaaaaaaaaaagtgttttagatTTGGACATTCGTGGCTTATATTTAGGGGAAAGCAGGCAGAATTGTAGCTCCTTTATTTATACAAACTCCATCTTTTTATAGCCCCACCTTAGTATTTGCGGAAGCATTATGTCTGCGTGCCCGTTCGAGTTTCTGAACAACACGTTATTGATTGTAGGATTTGTATGAAATTATAACTAAGCTGAATTTTGGGAATTGATTGGCATTGAAGTTGACCTTCAAGCAAGGTCTCAGAACTGGCCTTGTTTTCTAGCGTCCTTACTGTTTCTAATTCAGACGTGTCATGAGTGGTACGTACTTATTCAGTACGTCAATCTGTTGGTGTCAATTTTTGTTCGAGCAATATCTTAGAAATTAGTGGAAAAATTATGAATTTGTAAGGACCCATCTTGCATTCACCTGATGAATCGATTTCACTTTTATTGATTTACACATTGCCATGGTGTATTTGAAAGATATTTGAGTCAAACATTTTGATAAGTCTACTTGTTGGCAGTGGAGATTTCCTTGTTGTGATCAAGTTATACATGTTTCATTTAGTCAGTCAGCCCAGGAGGGTAAAACATGGGGGCCAGTGTGGCACTTAGAAAATTCATCTTGTTGATTTGAATATAAGGATATTTGTGAAGTGTCATTTCAGTCTCCTCCTTAAAATAATTAGttatattaccgtatttttcggactataagccgctacttttttcccacgttttgaaccccgcggcttaaacaacgaagcggctaatttatggatttttcctgggtttttcccgctttcacaaacttcaagccaaaaaactgaaccccataacattagaccaatgaaatttccgaacggaaactaaaaaacgcacctcacctcttctgagctgcacggcatcgggagaaaaactttcaccggtgttgatttttaaacacacgacgatgccaaaagataaactcccgagagaaatacagtagttgtgaaaggaaggaggaagacagtgaacaatgacttacttggtaggctactgtttagatacaagccgttgtaacgcgttgagtctgggtgaagggagagctcactaactccagttgcaaataaaatcatataagcacagacaggtttccaaaactcggcttttttatttttcttggcaacagcgttacgggttagtcaaagaaacttagaaatgagcatcagaaaataatgagcacataaccctcagtctcacacgcgcacacacacgcagtaatacatATACAatagaatgcagtgacgtgctgttcccaaaatgccgctctgctcctaaaggagccacaacatatttcacccgttacaccgtgtaacagacactgtctttcggtaaagcctgtgtaaagttcattagtttcagtgcggcttatacacaaggtgcggcttatttatgttaaaaataaaaatatttgtaaaattcagtgggtgcggcttatagaaggcgctttatagtccggaaattgcgatatttattaacaaataaatctaGGTCATAAAATACATCTAAATCTTAGTTgggtgtatttttattaatattatattatgttatacaTCTTAGTTAGGTATATAATCAGTGTTGTAGCAACGCTTACATGTTATCTTTAGCCTCCTTATTTCCCCAGACACAGAAAACACCCCAGACAGCAGTTATCTGTAGAAGGGCTAATTATCTGTGCCTTTAGTGTTAGTCTAgggcttaaaaaaaattgtgaccGTAAGAGGGTGATTCAAGtaattataatttgtatttaaattatttttttgactATGGAAGGGctgtgtgtgtacgtatgtgTATGTCTATAATAAAGGAAATATAAATCACTTCCTAATAGACATGTTGggcaggggggaaaaatttggtATGGAGATTGCAGCCAAGCACTGGCTTAGTGAACttagtaaacattttttatatattttcaatacaaaaattgaaacttgtatattatatagattcatcacacacagacttatatatttcaagtgttttatttttcattttgataatttttgctcacatttaacaaaaacccaccaattcatgCTCACAAAAATCTAAAGGCTTACCTTCTTAGTGCATTCCTGACAGTTTTGTGCTTCTTGAattgtccacatacttttggctacATCATGTATACTGCATATTTAGTTAAGCATTCGTTGTCTTTCTGGACAAAATGATTCTAGACCGGAAAAAAGTTTTGTCACGTTGTTTACACGCATGTGCAGAGTGAAGTGAGCGAGTGTGTATAAGTAGTAAACTTCaccttcattttttatttttttgcttcccTTATCAGTGTGATGAGTGTTTATGCTGGCAGCATGGCACGTGCATGGGCCTGTATGAGGACAGCGTCCCTGACACCTACAGCTGCTACATCTGCAGGGACCCACCTGGTGAGCTCGCCTTAATCTCCACTCTCAGTGACCGCCATGAAATAAGCTTTGTTCCATTGTTACCTGTCCAGTGGTGCAGaactaaatgtattatttatgatATTGGGTATCATAGGATCATAATCTGCATGCTGATGTTGAGCTGAATATTTTTCTCCTATCTGTGATGGAACTTTTGTATTTGTCAGATGGTTccttgtaatatatatatatatatatatatatatatatatatatatatatatatatatatatatatatatatatatatatatatatatatatatatatatatatataatctctctctctctctctctctctctctctctctctgtaaaatATAGAGATATATCTATATCTCAGACTTAATAGAttataatgtgatttattttgtttctgaaTGTATTGTGTTTAGCTCAGCGACAGAGTCAGCGCTACTGGTACGATAAGGACTGGCTCAGCAGCGGTCACATGTATGGCCTGCCTTTCTTAGAAGAAAACTACTCGCATCAGAACAGCAAGAAAATGGCAGCCACACACCAGCTCCTGGGCGACGTGCACCGCGTGTTTGAAGTGCTCAACGGCCTCCAGCTCAAAATGAGCATCCTGCAGTAGGTTCCACtacttttatttactacataaaTATTGTGCAAGGAATTcctgacattaaaaaaaaaaaaagattttaaagagTAACCTTGATTATTGCTTAATCTGTTGGAAGAGAGATAAGGAACATTTCAGAGGAGAATCTCAGCTATTCTACACCACCCATtcacatttttctctctgttaaacactgattaatgTAGTCAGTAAGTCACTTTTGATTTGGTTTCAAAAAAGAATCAaccagaatatttttattttattttattttatttttttgaggcAGAGGCCAAACATGAATtgaaaaactaacaaaaagaaagcaagcaGGAAATGGACATTTTGAGCCTCGGTCAGTAAAAGTAGTAGAGGCCACACTGGACTtttgtttcaatgttttttgtattgttgCTGGGTGACCCTCATCCACTCGCTTTGAGTCCCTAGAGATTTGAAGTAGATTTCaaggttgtttttctttttccctgcgTGGACATTAAtgttagtaataaataatacagctgATATAACCGACCCCTCGGAAACTCATTGTAACGTCCAATATACCTATAAATCCtaaatttgtgtttttgctaTATCACGCTGAGCCCTGTATTTGTTTGTCCAATAGAGCTCAGGCTCATCCCGACTTGAAGCTGTGGCGGCAGCCCTGGAAGCCCTCCGACGGCATTCTCAGGAAGGGCACCGGGCATTCCGGCCTGACCACGCCCTCTCCCTCGTCCCCTCGCACAGCAGACTCCACGGATGGTGAACAGGTCAATCCCAAACAGCCCGTGAATCCCACCTGCTCCTTCCAGACGTCTTACATCAGCAGCGAGCACTGCTACCAAAAACCACATGCGTATTATCCTGCGCTGGAGCAGCGGTTGGTGGTGGAGACGCGCAACACTGAAGAGCTTCTGGAGCTCGAGACACGCAGACTGCAGCTGACCAATGCTAAGGTGATTTAACACTGCTCCAGTGTTGATGTGTTTAAGTTTGATTGGTTAATCAGGGTCTAGATAGAGAACAATTGGGTAAAAGATGAGGGGGGGgaaggttacaaaaaaaaaagaatagctaAAAAGAGATTGGAATTCAACAGGCAGAATATATAgcaatgaattatttaaatttctttcaGCTATCATAATGACTAATTTCTTAAATGCAATTTAACATTTCTGCTGATTTATGTTTGATTCTCTTTTAGCTGAGACTCTATGAAAGCACAGAACTGCAATCATTTAATACATCATTCTTCAGACAGGTCCAATGCGcacaaatgtaacatttattcatCACGTTTTTAGGAGTTGGAGTGTCGCATGAAGCTGCTGGCGGCGGCTGAACGGGAAAAGAGCTGTGCGGTGCAGGTTAAAACCGAGGAGCCTGACCCAGTGACCTGCGACTCCAAACCCGACCCTGACCTCCTGCTAcaccagcagtggcagctgaACCTGCTGGAACACATCGAAGCCGTGCAGGATGAGGTTAGCCACAGGATGGATCTCATCGAGAGAGAGCTGGATGGTGAGCATTGAACAAACTCTGACTTGATTTAATAACTGTATGATTTCTTTTGTCCTGTCACTTGTTCCATCACCCCCACGTATTGTGTTGAGAGACCATGTGTTTCCGTACCAAACTATATAACATGCatacttattaaaaataaataaatatgtatatatatttgatctCAGCATGACTGCTTCTGTGCCACTCAGTAAAAAAGGCCACCAGTAGGAGGACAGCACAGAATTATGTAAAACCCCAGGGGGCAAATGTACCAGTGGCCATGCCAAAGTAGAAATGATTCATAGATTTAATTTAATACTTCAAACTCACGTTGAAGAATCATCTCATTGTGGTGTAACGATGTGCTCTAGTTTCAGGAGCCCTCATTTTATGATGCTGGCTTTAGATTCGATTTTTAGAATACATTCAGCAAatcttgacttttttttttctttcaaccaTGAACACAGCAAAACTAGCCTTTATAAAAGGAATGTGAAAATTGCTATGAATTAAAGCTAAACAAATGTTATGTTCGCCATATTTTAATAAAGGTTCACTATCAGAATTAATAGATAACTTTGAATTCTTCTGGAACTTTTACTTCAACAAAGTGTCTGAACTGGTGACTTCAAGTAAAAGAAGCATATCTAGAAGATACAGCATGAGAAATTACCTAAAATGGTCTAACATTCCTGATTTTTGTGTTTGAAAGTtataatgtaaaaactataatgCGTGTTGCAATCTGCATGCTAGCAATGGCAGAGCGCAATATCACAACCAACTTGCTTGCCATGTTTAAACCGAATGGGCTGTTTCGACTGCGACCTCTGGTGTTCGAATAGTGTAAGTGCAGAATCCTTAGTACGCTGATTTGCATGTCGAGAACGTTTTGGCATCACAATGCATCATTAGAAACCTAATATATCTTGATGTTTTGAATGATCCCAGATCACATCGATAGACTAATGCAAAGtgtaatttttctttaatgtcAGGTCTGTTATTTGTTTATCATACAATATGAATTGGAAAACTGTGTTCTCACAAGGTCTTGTTATTGAATGCAGCCAGTGTagtaaatcatatttaaatgttCTGAGATCTGCTTGATCTCCATCTGGTTCAAAAGATCTGTAGGAAAGCTTACAGTGAAAACTGACTaaactttaatatttaaaaacaaataaatgggcATCCAAatgtagtatataatatatgtttaACAGAGGCATGCAACACTTGGCACTGAAGTACTTGAACGCTGTTTGGGACATGACTTTATTCTACAGATGTTTTTATTGCATAATTGGTTTCAGGATAAAGTTATTTGATAGAATTAGAATAGAATTGGAATAGAATTCCTTTTATGTGTAATTGTGATTATTAATTACTATATAGCTGGATGGAtgacacttcttttttttttttttttttttcttttctctctgttaTTGTTCAGTTTTAGAAAGTTGGCTTGACTACACAGGTGAGCTGGAGCCTCCAGAACCTCTGGCGCGACTCCCGCAACTCAAACACCGCATCAGACAGCTACTGACAGACCTGGGAACAGTGCAGCAGATTGCATTGTGCTCTTCATCCACATGAGGGCGTCAGAACGCACACATCTCCTCGGAAGCATACAGAAGAGGAGACATGGAATTTTTTGAGACTTGAACCTGAACTAAAGCGGATAAAGAAGTGGCTTCTATGCTGTGAGGAAAACTGAGAGACAAAGCAAACTAACcagtgcagacaaaagaagaaagaaatgactTGAACGTTTAATATGTTAAAAAGGTTTGAATGTGGTTCAGGTTTAGGCATCAGTTATGCcttgtttttcccttttttttttttttttttttttttgaaggactAAAATGGCATTATACCCAAGGGATATTATTTTggttataaaacaattttttcagCACTTAAATTTAATGatcatgaataaaatattttattcaggcAGGTCGATTTTTCTTTCTGCTAACGTTATGCAAAGCCACCCTTTCATACATGACCGATTTGTCAAGAACTGCTAGAAAATTTGCCATCTTCATACGAAGAGACTCCAAGGCAGTGACTGTGGATTTGTAGCTGTTAAACATGGGAAATGTTTAAAGGAGCTTCTATTTTAATCTCAATGTACTTGCATCttgcttttatatttgtattcaaaTAGACAATGTAAATTGCCTAtccgtaaaaaaaaaccctgtaattcatgtttttgtttgtttttttccccctatttgATCAAAACTGTAATGTTTACTGTGACTAAGTCTGCATTCATAAGTACAATAATCATGATAATAACTTTACCTTTATCCCTTGTGTATTCTGTAGTACTGTTCCTCTCATGTctgccatttatatatatatatataacgagCACAAAAAGGGTAtcatatttctttcctttttttttttgtatttttccacaAGCTCTTATAGCATActgtactgtttttgttttttccgtTTCCATTTTAGGGCACTAGATGCTCTTTTAACTTATTGAAATTGAGAATTTAAGTTATTGCTTCagctcttgtttttctttttttttttcctggtccGGGCATGTGTCTGTTTGTATGCTGAGTTATGGACAGAAtgatgtaagtgtgtgtgtgtgtgtgtgtgtgtgtgtgtgtgtgcgagagcgagagcgagcgAGCGCGAGCGTCAGAGGAGCAGATGGGACCTCAGCATGTGTTTAAGAGAGTGGAGTTCAGTGCCCATTTCTCAAATACGTTTCCTTTCAGTTTTTGATATTCCAGTGCAACATATTCTAATgtaacaatatacatttttttccaacaaaTTTGATCCTCAAACTGTGGGAGACACTGATGTTATGTTGCGTGTCTGCCCTCCTTCATCCCACAGTCACTGGAAATACAGTAATCAGACctgattattttataaaacatttaagcaCTTTGTGGCGTCCAAATTCTTTTGGActtctcaataaaaaaaacaccgtCTCCATAATGCCATGGAAACATGGGTAATCCTTTGTTGTGCTTAACCATGCATTAGCTGaagccaagaaaaataaaaatgtcctgTACGTGCAGCTTCATAAGTCTGTGTTCAGTGTCGTGTTTATCTTTGGTTATGTTTTAGATTTTCTGGTGCTGTGATCATCAATGGGTTAACAATTAATCATCTTTGTTTTCACATTCCGTTTTGTTTACCACATCTGTCCTGCTGCTAGCATGAATTTCAGTGGCATAAACACAGTGCGTGTGTGAGAAACGATTACTGGAACTCTGGACGTGAATAAAtgtgacattgcagaagcttGTCGACACAATGCCACGGCAAATGCGTGCCGTAATCAAAGCTAATGGCGATCCAATGAAATATTAGTGTGACCTTTTTT from Silurus meridionalis isolate SWU-2019-XX chromosome 16, ASM1480568v1, whole genome shotgun sequence encodes the following:
- the phf20b gene encoding PHD finger protein 20b isoform X5, whose product is MAPGFQINQKVLASWSDCRYYPAKILSRDKDDFYTVKFFDGVVKTVKGIKIKPFSKENASNKPGQPSRKRAAGKNCKAKENGRNHQDDETESEEEDSKAMDECIKFQDTKPPEKEQPELMSGHEAQEDAPSSGDIKTKAEENGGEEAMEINGGVGEEEKKVGAPQNGTHESCGEGKEKDEKEKESTDGQNRRAKGRVVEEKDTEQASAPELRKRRASMGQTPPSKRSRANTTDRNSRSQIRAARSDSAPESFSDQDGLCQTGLLENPKPNVQTESNPDLAALLQRQVHLPTTNKYSREPLYRVIKNQPPPILSIELDHNPFKCQVPGCTKSFRKASLLHYHMKYYHSESELCSSHSPHTHNSESQAQESHMHSSETPRRRRTVSASLDTPSPLSDSKSSHTPSPHTTNGVHRQRSSSHCERSKENQHTNRTLHDDRDWVTMETEREKRRDKKQRDFCIKPKKKRRKKKRSKSDSHGCDKSNGFSSYPCNPNLSLKLPPSHKHRSYAAPFSEPELDDGEDSGSDWSTDSPLWSEEESETGLDLSTSFSEQGVETVGHDSEIVRCVCEVQEENDFMIQCDECLCWQHGTCMGLYEDSVPDTYSCYICRDPPAQRQSQRYWYDKDWLSSGHMYGLPFLEENYSHQNSKKMAATHQLLGDVHRVFEVLNGLQLKMSILQAQAHPDLKLWRQPWKPSDGILRKGTGHSGLTTPSPSSPRTADSTDGEQVNPKQPVNPTCSFQTSYISSEHCYQKPHAYYPALEQRLVVETRNTEELLELETRRLQLTNAKELECRMKLLAAAEREKSCAVQVKTEEPDPVTCDSKPDPDLLLHQQWQLNLLEHIEAVQDEVSHRMDLIERELDVLESWLDYTGELEPPEPLARLPQLKHRIRQLLTDLGTVQQIALCSSST
- the phf20b gene encoding PHD finger protein 20b isoform X3 yields the protein MTKTPPHRRGITFEVGAPLEARDSLKNWYAANIEKIDYEDEKVLVHYRQWSHRYDEWFDWSSPYLRPVERIQLRRQGLQEHNMAPGFQINQKVLASWSDCRYYPAKILSRDKDDFYTVKFFDGVVKTVKGIKIKPFSKENASNKPGQPSRKRAAGKNCKAKENGRNHQDDETESEEEDSKAMDECIKFQDTKPPEKEQPELMSGHEAQEDAPSSGDIKTKAEENGGEEAMEINGGVGEEEKKVGAPQNGTHESCGEGKEKDEKEKESTDGQNRRAKGRVVEEKDTEQASAPELRKRRASMGQTPPSKRSRANTTDRNSRSQIRAARSDSAPESFSDQDGLCQTGLLENPKPNVQTESNPDLAALLQRQVHLPTTNKYSREPLYRVIKNQPPPILSIELDHNPFKCQVPGCTKSFRKASLLHYHMKYYHSESELCSSHSPHTHNSESQAQESHMHSSETPRRRRTVSASLDTPSPLSDSKSSHTPSPHTTNGVHRQRSSSHCERSKENQHTNRTLHDDRDWVTMETEREKRRDKKQRDFCIKPKKKRRKKKRSKSGEDSGSDWSTDSPLWSEEESETGLDLSTSFSEQGVETVGHDSEIVRCVCEVQEENDFMIQCDECLCWQHGTCMGLYEDSVPDTYSCYICRDPPAQRQSQRYWYDKDWLSSGHMYGLPFLEENYSHQNSKKMAATHQLLGDVHRVFEVLNGLQLKMSILQAQAHPDLKLWRQPWKPSDGILRKGTGHSGLTTPSPSSPRTADSTDGEQVNPKQPVNPTCSFQTSYISSEHCYQKPHAYYPALEQRLVVETRNTEELLELETRRLQLTNAKELECRMKLLAAAEREKSCAVQVKTEEPDPVTCDSKPDPDLLLHQQWQLNLLEHIEAVQDEVSHRMDLIERELDVLESWLDYTGELEPPEPLARLPQLKHRIRQLLTDLGTVQQIALCSSST
- the phf20b gene encoding PHD finger protein 20b isoform X2, which translates into the protein MTKTPPHRRGITFEVGAPLEARDSLKNWYAANIEKIDYEDEKVLVHYRQWSHRYDEWFDWSSPYLRPVERIQLRRQGLQEHNMAPGFQINQKVLASWSDCRYYPAKILSRDKDDFYTVKFFDGVVKTVKGIKIKPFSKENASNKPGQPSRKRAAGKNCKAKENGRNHQDDETESEEEDSKAMDECIKFQDTKPPEKEQPELMSGHEAQEDAPSSGDIKTKAEENGGEEAMEINGGVGEEEKKVGAPQNGTHESCGEGKEKDEKEKESTDGQNRRAKGRVVEEKDTEQASAPELRKRRASMGQTPPSKRSRANTTDRNSRSQIRAARSDSAPESFSDQDGLCQTGLLENPKPNVQTESNPDLAALLQRQVHLPTTNKYSREPLYRVIKNQPPPILSIELDHNPFKCQVPGCTKSFRKASLLHYHMKYYHSESELCSSHSPHTHNSESQAQESHMHSSETPRRRRTVSASLDTPSPLSDSKSSHTPSPHTTNGVHRQRSSSHCERSKENQHTNRTLHDDRDWVTMETEREKRRDKKQRDFCIKPKKKRRKKKRSKSDSHGCDKSNGFSSYPCNPNLSLKLPPSHKHRSYAAPFSEPELDDGEDSGSDWSTDSPLWSEEESETGLDLSTSFSEQGVETCDECLCWQHGTCMGLYEDSVPDTYSCYICRDPPAQRQSQRYWYDKDWLSSGHMYGLPFLEENYSHQNSKKMAATHQLLGDVHRVFEVLNGLQLKMSILQAQAHPDLKLWRQPWKPSDGILRKGTGHSGLTTPSPSSPRTADSTDGEQVNPKQPVNPTCSFQTSYISSEHCYQKPHAYYPALEQRLVVETRNTEELLELETRRLQLTNAKELECRMKLLAAAEREKSCAVQVKTEEPDPVTCDSKPDPDLLLHQQWQLNLLEHIEAVQDEVSHRMDLIERELDVLESWLDYTGELEPPEPLARLPQLKHRIRQLLTDLGTVQQIALCSSST
- the phf20b gene encoding PHD finger protein 20b isoform X1, with product MTKTPPHRRGITFEVGAPLEARDSLKNWYAANIEKIDYEDEKVLVHYRQWSHRYDEWFDWSSPYLRPVERIQLRRQGLQEHNMAPGFQINQKVLASWSDCRYYPAKILSRDKDDFYTVKFFDGVVKTVKGIKIKPFSKENASNKPGQPSRKRAAGKNCKAKENGRNHQDDETESEEEDSKAMDECIKFQDTKPPEKEQPELMSGHEAQEDAPSSGDIKTKAEENGGEEAMEINGGVGEEEKKVGAPQNGTHESCGEGKEKDEKEKESTDGQNRRAKGRVVEEKDTEQASAPELRKRRASMGQTPPSKRSRANTTDRNSRSQIRAARSDSAPESFSDQDGLCQTGLLENPKPNVQTESNPDLAALLQRQVHLPTTNKYSREPLYRVIKNQPPPILSIELDHNPFKCQVPGCTKSFRKASLLHYHMKYYHSESELCSSHSPHTHNSESQAQESHMHSSETPRRRRTVSASLDTPSPLSDSKSSHTPSPHTTNGVHRQRSSSHCERSKENQHTNRTLHDDRDWVTMETEREKRRDKKQRDFCIKPKKKRRKKKRSKSDSHGCDKSNGFSSYPCNPNLSLKLPPSHKHRSYAAPFSEPELDDGEDSGSDWSTDSPLWSEEESETGLDLSTSFSEQGVETVGHDSEIVRCVCEVQEENDFMIQCDECLCWQHGTCMGLYEDSVPDTYSCYICRDPPAQRQSQRYWYDKDWLSSGHMYGLPFLEENYSHQNSKKMAATHQLLGDVHRVFEVLNGLQLKMSILQAQAHPDLKLWRQPWKPSDGILRKGTGHSGLTTPSPSSPRTADSTDGEQVNPKQPVNPTCSFQTSYISSEHCYQKPHAYYPALEQRLVVETRNTEELLELETRRLQLTNAKELECRMKLLAAAEREKSCAVQVKTEEPDPVTCDSKPDPDLLLHQQWQLNLLEHIEAVQDEVSHRMDLIERELDVLESWLDYTGELEPPEPLARLPQLKHRIRQLLTDLGTVQQIALCSSST